GCAAGATGGCGCAGGAGAAGCTGATTACCGCCGGAAGAGTCCCGTACACCCTCGTGCGCTCGACGCAGTTCTTCGAGTTCATGGGCGGCATCGCGCAGGCGGGAACGGAAGGCGAGGCGGTGCGCCTGTCCACGGCGCTCATGCAGCCCATCGCTTCGGACGACGTGGCGGACGCGGTGGCCGACGTGGCGCTGGGCGCGCCCGTCAACGGCATCGTCGAAGTGGCCGGGCCGGAGCGTGTGCGCCTCGTCGACGTGGTCCAGCGCTTCATGGCCGCGAAGCAGGACGGGCGCCAGGTCATCGCCGACGCACGCGCGCGCTACTTTGGCGTGGAGCTGGACGACACCTCGCTCACGCCGGGCGCCACACCGCGTGTCGGGCCGACGCGGTTCGAGGAGTGGCTCCGCCGCCCCGCGCCGTAGCCCTGCCTCGGGGTCAGAAGAAGCGGATGATGTCGAGGTACCGCGACGCCGAGCCCGCCGGGTTGAAGGCCGTGAGCGTGTACCGCCCCGACGGCACCGAGGTCAGGTTGGACAGGGACAGGATGGCGCTGGAGGGATTCGGCACCACGAGCGACAGGCCAATCTGCGGCGACGACACGGAGTAGCCCGAGACGCTCGTCGGCAGGTTGTCTCCACCGACGATGAGCTGCCGCGTCGGACCGCTGTTGTCCGGGTAGATGAGGCTCGGGTCGAGGTAGTTGATGTTGGGCGGCCTGGGGGCCGTCACGATGTAGACGGGCACCGACGTGCTCCCGGACTGGTTGGAGACCCGCAGCAGGTACTGCCCCGGCGGCACGTTGGACGCGACGTAGAAGGGCACGCTCACGGAGGTGGAGCTGCCCGACGGGAAGCCCGTCCCCGTGCCCAGCAGCGGCTGTCCGTACACGTTGGTGAGCGTGTAACCGAAGGACAGCGGCAGGTTCATGCCCCGGAGGGTGACGACCGTCGTCCCTGCGGAGAGCGTGCCGGGGTTGATGGAGCTGACGCTCGGCGCGCCGACGGCCCAGACAGCCTGGGCATCGGGCATGTGCCGCTGCGCCGCGGAGACCTCACCCTCCGGCAGCTCCATCCACGGTCCGAGCCCCCGCGCCACCTCGCTGTTGTCCGCGTGCACGCCCACGACCTGGACGCGCGCCTTCCCGGAGGCCGCCGCCGCTGTCATCCACTCATGCACGCCCGCCGGCAGGCCCTGCGCCAACTGCAGCACGCGGCCATTCTCGAGGACCAGGTTGACGTCATAGGCGGAGAGCCCGTCGCCCGCTCCGTTGCTGTCCCAACGCACCCACATGGCCTTGCCGGGTGCCCCTGCCAGCTCGAGTTCCTTCACCGAAACCTGGAGCTCCTTCTTCTGATGATTCGCTTCCACGTGTGCCTCGCATCCACGGACCTGGGACATCCAGGTCTCTCTCATGGAGCTACGCGACGGCACCGGGCATGGATGCGGGTCGTGGACTTCCTCCGAGCGGGCCCTGCAAGGCGACCGTGCGGTCTACCTCAGTGCCGCAGCGGCATGCCCAGGCGTCCACCGCCGAGCCCCTCTTCGCGCTTGCGGCCACGGAGGCTGAAGGGCCCTGAACCGAAATAGACGATGAACAGGGCGCCTCCCGCCATGGAGAGGTTCTTCATGAAGTGGATGAGCTGGTTCTGCGCCTGCACCGGGTCGGTGACGAGCCAGAACTTGTGGACCATGAAGGCCGCGGCCACCAGGAAGACGGCGATGGCCGCCGCGCCCAGGCGGGCGAACACGCCCAGCAGCACGAACAGGCCGCCCAGCACCAGCGCCACGCCGGACGCCAGCACCGCCAGGCGCGGCTCCGGCACGCCCGAGGACTGCGCGTAGGCCGTGAGCGCCTGCAGCTGGAAGAAGTGGTTCAAGCCACTGGTGATGAAGATGGCCGAGAAGAGCAGCCGGCCCAGCGGCGCAAGCACGCCCATGACGTCCTCCCTGTGTCCCGCCTCCCACCCCCTCAACGCCAGCGGGCAGAAGTCATTCACAAGGTGGCCATTGATTCCGGCGGGACAGCGGGCGCCCGCCTGCTCGTCCGCTCTACGACTCTGGGGCACTCTCCCCGTCCGCTTGTCCCCGCTGCGACAACTCGCCACACGCACCCCCTGCCCTCCCGCGCCTATGTTGCCCGGCGCCGTGAGAATGCCCCCCGCCGCCCCCTTCCTCCTCGCCAGCCTGCTGCTGCTGGTGCCTGGCCCGGACGCCCGGGCCTGTGCCACCTGCGCCTGCGGCGACCCGACGCTCACCTCCATGGGCACCGAGCAGCCGTTCTCCGGACGCCTTCGCCTGTCCACCATGCTGCGCGCCTGGGGCCAGACGGTGGGGCGCGACAACGAGAACGCGCTGCGCCTGCGCGAGGCGCGCATGGACGTGGCCGCCGCGTACGCGCCGGTGCCATGGCTCTTCCTCGCGGCCACCCTGCCCCTGCAGGCCCGCGAGGTGCGCGATGTGAGCCTCGCCCGCGAGCGCGGCTGGGGCGTGGGCGACGTGGAGCTCAGCGCCAAGGCCTTCATCTACCAGGACAAGGACTTCTCCCCGGACCACCTCTTCAGTGTGCTGGCCGGCGTGAAGCTGCCCACCGCGCCGGTGCTGCGCGCGGCGGACGGGACGGAGCTGGACCTGGACACGCAGCTCGGCAGTGGCTCGGTGGACCCGCTGGCGGGTGTGGCGTACCAGCACTTCCGGGGCTCGTGGTCCTTCCTCGCCAGCGCCACCGGCTTCTTGCCCACGCGCGGCATCCTCGGCTTCCGCGCGGGCGCGTCCGTGCGCACCACGCTCGCGGCGCAGTACCAGCCCGCGCCCCGCTGGGCCGTGCGCCTGGGACTGGATGGGCGCATCGAGGCCGCGAGCGACATCGATGGCGAGAAGGAGGAGAACGGCGGCGGCGTCATCGGCTACGCGTCGCCCGACGTCCTCTTCAGCCCTGCAACGGACATCGTCCTCGCGGCCGGCGTGCGAGTGCCCTTCTTCAACCGGCTGCGTGGCCGCGTGGCCCCCACTCCCATCGCGATGATGTCCGTCGCGTACGACCTCTGAGCGCATGCGTTCCCCCCTGAAGTCCCGCGCCCTGCCCGCCACCCTCCTCTGTCTCGCCGCCTGCGCGGGTGGCGAGCGCGTGGAGGGACTGGAGCTCACCCTCGGGCTGACCACCGTGCGCGCCCGCCCCGCCGTGGAGGCGGCCGGCCCGCGCACCCTCGTCAACGACCAGGGCACCCGCGCGTCCCTCACCCGCGCGCTCTTCACGCTGGGCAGCGTGGAGCTGATGCCCTGCGAGGAGGCCGGCTGGCGACGCCTGCTGCGAGGGCTGTCGCCCGTGAGCACCGCCTGGGCGCACTCGGTGTCGAGCCCCCGGCGCCTGGGCACGCCCCACGTCGTCGGCCTGGAGCGCGAGGACGGGGAAGTCACCGCCCTGGGCACGCTGCGCCCGCCGCCGGGCCGCTACTGCCGCGCGCGCCTCACCTTCCAGCCAGCGGACGCCGACGCGGAGGGCCTCTCCGCCGCCTCCGCGGGTCCGGAGCCCATGGACATGGTGGGCCGCAGCCTGCACCTGCGCGGCACCCTGTCCCTGCCCGACAGCGGGGAGTCCCAGCCCTTCGACGTGAGCGTCGGCGGGCAGACCTCGGTGGACGTGGTGCTGGACGGGCTGACGCTGTCGGAGGAGCAGCCGAAGGCAGCGCTCGTCTTCACGCTCGCCTGGGACGTGTGGCTGGATGGCGTGAGTCACCTGACGCCGCCCGCGCGTGTCGACCTGCTGGGCAACGTGGCCCGCTCCGCTTCGCACCAGGCCCCGACCGTGCCATGAAGTCCGAAGTCCCGACTCCTCCCGGGCCCTGATGGCCCACC
Above is a window of Pyxidicoccus trucidator DNA encoding:
- a CDS encoding DoxX family protein, whose product is MGVLAPLGRLLFSAIFITSGLNHFFQLQALTAYAQSSGVPEPRLAVLASGVALVLGGLFVLLGVFARLGAAAIAVFLVAAAFMVHKFWLVTDPVQAQNQLIHFMKNLSMAGGALFIVYFGSGPFSLRGRKREEGLGGGRLGMPLRH
- a CDS encoding SDR family oxidoreductase, whose amino-acid sequence is MKIVVIGGTGLIGTKVAKRLRGQGHEVVAAAPSSGVNALTGEGLAEALAGAQVVVDVANSPSFEDKAVLEFFETSGRNLLAAEEKAGVKHHVALSVVGTERLLGSGYFRGKMAQEKLITAGRVPYTLVRSTQFFEFMGGIAQAGTEGEAVRLSTALMQPIASDDVADAVADVALGAPVNGIVEVAGPERVRLVDVVQRFMAAKQDGRQVIADARARYFGVELDDTSLTPGATPRVGPTRFEEWLRRPAP
- a CDS encoding transporter: MPPAAPFLLASLLLLVPGPDARACATCACGDPTLTSMGTEQPFSGRLRLSTMLRAWGQTVGRDNENALRLREARMDVAAAYAPVPWLFLAATLPLQAREVRDVSLARERGWGVGDVELSAKAFIYQDKDFSPDHLFSVLAGVKLPTAPVLRAADGTELDLDTQLGSGSVDPLAGVAYQHFRGSWSFLASATGFLPTRGILGFRAGASVRTTLAAQYQPAPRWAVRLGLDGRIEAASDIDGEKEENGGGVIGYASPDVLFSPATDIVLAAGVRVPFFNRLRGRVAPTPIAMMSVAYDL